A section of the Paenibacillus odorifer genome encodes:
- a CDS encoding beta-mannosidase, with translation MKHLHMNLAKWEFRGCGDEEWLPATVPGTVHTDLLKNGKISDPFYGTNEHDLQWIDKKDWEYQTSLQLGEEWQELACTELVFEGLDTYADVYVNNVHVLAADNMFLAWKVDVKGQLKTGENNIRVKFRSVVKEDLPKLAKLGYALPASNDQSELGGLDEQRISIFARKAPYHYGWDWGPRFLTSGIWRAASLVGRDTVQITDLYIRQNVIAKEEARLTAMVEVDAPAAWRGMLRISADGLEWMQAVTLEEGKQQLEMNIVIPEPKLWWCRGLGEPHLYTFQAELLQGTEVEVSKSVKTGLRSIELIRERDAKGASFSFALNGVSVFAKGANHIPNDSFTTEVTEERYRHEIATAVESNMNMLRVWGGGIYEEDIFYQLCDEYGLLVWQDFMFACSMYPGDEAFLENVKKEAEYNVKRLRNHPCIALWCGNNEIDSAWSQFEENMGWGWKEKLGAEQRATMWADYIKIFHRILPEAVAAFHPGVGYWPSSPLRELTGDINQHATRIVGEGDVHYWGVWHGIEPFENYNTKVGRFMSEYGFQSFPELKTVMSYAEEQDMELTSEVMLAHQKNGRGNLLIKEYMDMYLPQPKDFKAFLYMSQILQAEAIRIAIESHRRNKPYCMGTLYWQMNDCWPVASWAGMDYNGRWKALQYTVRSSFQDVLLSIDGTDREKVDVHVVSDLRTAVSAELVLTLYQFNGSVLREWTHPFELGADSAAIVFSSPVADLLEGQGVGDVLLGICLQADGRVIDHKLHYFIPEKEIALQRSVITVLETPESGGLSFTVTSDVLARGVYLTSEDEGIFSDNYFDLLPGQTKTLEFSQRGNDGKDWIPAAPKGLKVQSMVDFVSEDLL, from the coding sequence ATGAAACATTTGCATATGAATCTTGCGAAGTGGGAATTTAGAGGCTGTGGTGATGAGGAGTGGCTTCCGGCGACTGTGCCAGGTACAGTTCATACGGATTTACTAAAGAACGGAAAAATTTCAGACCCCTTTTATGGAACAAATGAACATGATCTACAGTGGATCGATAAGAAGGACTGGGAATATCAAACCTCGCTGCAGTTGGGGGAAGAGTGGCAGGAGCTTGCTTGTACGGAGTTAGTTTTTGAGGGACTGGATACTTATGCAGATGTGTACGTGAATAATGTACATGTGCTCGCTGCTGATAATATGTTTCTGGCATGGAAAGTGGATGTCAAAGGTCAGCTGAAGACTGGAGAAAATAATATACGGGTGAAGTTCCGCTCTGTGGTTAAGGAAGATTTACCGAAATTAGCGAAGCTGGGTTATGCGCTGCCTGCCTCGAATGATCAATCCGAGCTTGGGGGATTAGATGAACAACGGATTAGTATTTTTGCGCGCAAAGCACCTTATCATTACGGCTGGGATTGGGGCCCGCGTTTTTTGACCAGTGGAATTTGGCGTGCAGCATCTCTGGTGGGACGTGACACCGTTCAAATTACTGACCTCTATATCCGTCAAAATGTGATTGCTAAGGAAGAAGCTCGCCTGACCGCAATGGTAGAAGTGGATGCTCCTGCTGCTTGGCGGGGAATGCTGCGAATAAGTGCCGATGGTTTGGAGTGGATGCAAGCGGTTACTTTAGAGGAAGGCAAGCAGCAATTAGAGATGAATATTGTTATACCTGAGCCAAAGCTCTGGTGGTGCAGGGGCCTTGGAGAGCCTCATTTATATACCTTCCAAGCGGAATTGCTGCAGGGAACGGAAGTAGAGGTTAGCAAAAGTGTAAAAACCGGACTCCGCAGTATTGAATTGATTCGGGAGCGTGATGCCAAAGGAGCTTCGTTTTCTTTTGCGCTGAATGGAGTTTCCGTCTTCGCCAAAGGTGCCAATCATATTCCAAATGACAGCTTCACCACAGAAGTAACCGAGGAGCGGTATCGGCATGAAATTGCCACAGCAGTAGAATCGAATATGAACATGCTGCGCGTTTGGGGCGGCGGTATATATGAAGAAGATATTTTTTATCAGCTCTGTGATGAATACGGACTGCTGGTCTGGCAGGACTTTATGTTCGCTTGCAGTATGTATCCCGGGGACGAGGCGTTCCTTGAGAATGTGAAAAAAGAAGCCGAATACAACGTCAAAAGATTGCGCAATCATCCCTGCATCGCCTTATGGTGTGGCAATAACGAGATTGATTCGGCCTGGTCACAGTTCGAGGAAAATATGGGCTGGGGCTGGAAAGAAAAACTCGGCGCTGAGCAAAGAGCGACAATGTGGGCCGATTATATTAAAATCTTCCACCGTATTCTGCCGGAGGCTGTAGCCGCATTCCATCCAGGTGTGGGCTATTGGCCGTCTTCGCCGCTGCGGGAGCTGACTGGCGATATAAATCAGCATGCGACGCGGATTGTGGGCGAAGGGGATGTGCATTACTGGGGTGTGTGGCACGGGATCGAGCCTTTTGAGAACTATAATACAAAGGTTGGCCGCTTTATGAGTGAATACGGCTTCCAGTCGTTCCCGGAACTGAAAACCGTAATGAGCTATGCAGAAGAGCAGGATATGGAGCTTACCTCAGAGGTGATGCTGGCACATCAGAAGAATGGTCGCGGTAATCTGCTGATCAAAGAATATATGGATATGTATCTGCCGCAGCCGAAGGACTTCAAAGCCTTTTTATATATGAGTCAAATCCTGCAGGCCGAAGCGATCCGAATCGCGATTGAAAGCCACAGAAGAAATAAACCTTATTGTATGGGCACTTTATACTGGCAGATGAATGATTGCTGGCCGGTGGCTTCTTGGGCGGGGATGGATTATAACGGGCGCTGGAAAGCTCTGCAATATACCGTGCGTTCAAGCTTCCAAGATGTTTTGTTGTCTATCGACGGTACAGACCGTGAGAAGGTAGACGTTCATGTCGTATCTGATTTAAGAACAGCAGTGAGCGCTGAGTTGGTGCTTACTTTGTATCAGTTTAACGGTTCGGTGCTGCGAGAGTGGACACATCCCTTTGAGCTGGGAGCTGATTCTGCTGCTATCGTATTCTCTTCTCCTGTGGCAGACCTGCTAGAAGGTCAAGGGGTGGGTGATGTATTGCTTGGAATTTGCTTGCAGGCGGATGGCCGGGTGATAGATCACAAGCTGCATTATTTTATTCCGGAAAAAGAAATTGCGTTACAGCGCTCAGTAATTACTGTGCTGGAAACTCCAGAGAGTGGCGGATTAAGCTTCACCGTGACCAGTGATGTATTAGCTAGAGGCGTATACCTGACTTCAGAAGACGAAGGAATATTCTCTGACAATTATTTTGACCTTCTCCCAGGTCAGACCAAGACGTTAGAGTTCTCACAACGCGGGAACGATGGAAAAGACTGGATTCCTGCCGCACCTAAAGGGCTAAAGGTTCAATCGATGGTTGATTTTGTGAGCGAAGATTTGCTGTAA
- a CDS encoding alpha-galactosidase: protein MGILVQEDKGLFHLQSAGMSYILQLVNDYPAHAYWGKKLRSDSNLEGLLNLGGNTGLDRLPQEYPQYGTGDFRTPAYQVRLEDGTRITELKYSGYRVVEGKPSLPGLPSVYVESAQEAQTLELTLKDDYTKLNVILRYTVFEHTNVITRSVEFTNAGKTQLQLQRALSASVDFSSGDMDMIYLAGAWSRESNLTRRRLVQGGTTIGSRRGMSSHQLNPFAALVKPETDENHGEAYGFSLVYSGGFEAEAEVDSFGMTRFTMGLNSFDFSWLLDPGEQFQTPEVVMVYSSEGIGEMSRTYHRLYRTRLCRGLYRDKERPILVNNWEATYFNFDADKLESIAAEGAKLGIELFVLDDGWFGKRDADNSSLGDWVEDLRKLPGGLSDVAQRVNNLGLQFGLWFEPEMISPDSELYRKHPDWCLHVPGRRRSEARWQLVLDYTREDVRQYIYESLSRIFSTVPISYVKWDMNRCLTEIGSAELPSERQGETAHRYVLGLYELLEQITSEFPHILFESCCSGGGRFDPGMLHYMPQTWTSDDTDAVERLKIQYGTSLVYPVSSIGAHVSAVPNHQVGRITPLSFRGDVAMSGNFGYELDLTKFTDEDKEIVKEQVANYKQIRSLVQQGNLYRLQSPFEGNETAWMFVSDDQREALVYYFRVMAVPHPPRRSLKLNGLNPELDYILEASGEVYGGDRLMQAGLALPDIQQDFVSGCYKLKVQD from the coding sequence ATGGGGATTTTAGTTCAGGAAGATAAGGGATTATTCCATTTACAGAGTGCAGGGATGAGTTACATTCTTCAGCTTGTAAATGATTATCCGGCACATGCGTATTGGGGCAAGAAGCTGCGTAGTGACAGCAATTTGGAAGGGCTGTTGAATCTGGGAGGAAATACGGGTCTCGACCGGCTCCCGCAGGAATACCCACAATACGGGACGGGAGATTTCAGAACACCTGCTTATCAAGTTCGGCTCGAAGACGGCACTCGTATTACAGAGCTGAAATACAGCGGGTATCGGGTAGTTGAGGGTAAACCTTCACTGCCGGGTCTACCATCCGTATATGTTGAGTCTGCGCAAGAAGCACAGACGTTGGAGCTTACACTTAAAGATGATTACACCAAGCTGAATGTTATTTTGCGCTATACAGTTTTTGAACATACTAACGTAATCACCCGCTCTGTGGAGTTCACCAATGCGGGGAAAACGCAGCTGCAATTGCAGCGTGCACTGAGTGCTAGTGTCGATTTCTCGTCTGGCGATATGGATATGATCTATTTGGCAGGAGCTTGGTCAAGGGAAAGTAATCTGACTCGTAGACGTCTGGTGCAAGGTGGTACGACCATTGGGAGCCGCAGAGGGATGAGCAGCCACCAGTTAAATCCATTTGCTGCGCTGGTGAAACCTGAAACGGATGAAAATCATGGAGAGGCCTACGGCTTCAGTCTTGTATATAGTGGAGGCTTTGAAGCTGAGGCAGAGGTCGATTCCTTCGGGATGACCCGGTTTACGATGGGACTGAACTCTTTTGATTTCTCCTGGCTGCTGGATCCGGGCGAACAATTCCAGACCCCTGAGGTAGTGATGGTTTATTCTTCCGAGGGGATCGGGGAAATGTCGAGAACCTATCATCGTTTGTACCGGACCCGTTTATGCAGAGGATTATATAGAGATAAGGAACGGCCCATTCTGGTCAACAATTGGGAAGCTACCTATTTCAACTTCGATGCGGATAAATTGGAGTCGATTGCGGCGGAAGGAGCCAAGCTCGGGATAGAGCTATTCGTGCTGGACGATGGCTGGTTTGGCAAAAGAGACGCTGACAACTCCTCTCTCGGAGACTGGGTGGAGGATCTGCGCAAGCTTCCGGGCGGACTGTCTGATGTGGCGCAGCGCGTGAACAATCTAGGCTTGCAGTTCGGCCTTTGGTTCGAGCCGGAGATGATCTCGCCGGACAGCGAGCTCTATCGTAAGCATCCCGACTGGTGTCTGCATGTGCCGGGACGCCGCCGCAGCGAAGCTCGCTGGCAATTGGTGCTGGACTATACTCGGGAGGATGTGCGCCAGTACATTTATGAGTCACTGTCCCGGATTTTCTCGACCGTGCCCATTAGTTATGTGAAATGGGATATGAACCGTTGTTTAACGGAGATTGGCTCTGCAGAGTTACCTTCTGAACGCCAAGGGGAAACCGCACATCGTTATGTGCTTGGTCTGTATGAGCTATTGGAGCAAATAACTTCAGAATTTCCACATATCCTGTTCGAGAGCTGCTGTAGTGGTGGTGGCCGCTTCGACCCAGGCATGCTGCATTACATGCCGCAGACCTGGACCAGTGATGATACCGATGCTGTGGAACGACTGAAGATTCAGTATGGAACAAGTCTGGTGTATCCGGTTAGTTCGATAGGCGCGCATGTGTCTGCCGTGCCGAATCATCAGGTAGGACGGATCACCCCGCTGTCCTTCCGTGGAGATGTAGCTATGTCCGGTAATTTCGGTTATGAGCTGGATCTTACGAAGTTTACAGACGAAGACAAGGAAATTGTGAAGGAACAGGTTGCGAACTATAAGCAAATCCGCAGTCTTGTGCAGCAAGGGAATCTGTACCGGCTGCAAAGCCCGTTTGAGGGCAATGAGACAGCATGGATGTTCGTGTCCGATGATCAGCGTGAGGCATTAGTTTATTACTTCCGGGTAATGGCTGTGCCGCATCCGCCCCGCCGCAGCCTGAAGCTGAATGGTTTAAATCCGGAGCTGGATTACATTCTGGAGGCAAGTGGTGAGGTTTACGGTGGTGATCGGCTAATGCAGGCTGGACTGGCTCTGCCGGATATCCAGCAGGATTTTGTTAGCGGATGTTATAAATTGAAGGTGCAGGATTAG
- a CDS encoding alpha/beta fold hydrolase produces MKAGTRTSKILNILLKVIGAIIIAILLFLAIVYTVNLISNKSEQSKIEPYGQLVPVDGKNMNVYIQGKGEETVVLLPGYGTAAPALDFKSLIDELSPFYKVVMIEPFGYGLSDLTKKERSTENIVSEIHEALQALNIDRYILMGHSISGIYGLDYVNKYENEVSAFVGLDSSVPSISERKIEASELKTINLLKKSGLIRLQMKFSADPIAELPFDDKTKEQMRLINRKNIFNPTQLNEAGMMYSNFKSAESLTFPKNLPLIFFIQANQPATDRWIPEHEKQIKDSVHGKIVKFEEGHYLYRTKAKEIVEDFQAFMKEIK; encoded by the coding sequence ATGAAGGCGGGCACGAGAACAAGTAAAATACTAAACATACTACTTAAAGTAATAGGAGCAATAATTATCGCAATCCTGCTTTTTCTCGCCATTGTTTATACAGTTAATCTGATCAGCAACAAATCGGAACAGAGTAAAATAGAGCCCTATGGTCAGTTAGTACCCGTAGATGGGAAAAACATGAATGTTTATATTCAAGGAAAAGGTGAAGAAACAGTTGTGCTACTACCGGGTTATGGCACAGCAGCGCCAGCTCTTGATTTTAAATCATTAATAGATGAGCTGTCACCGTTTTACAAAGTCGTCATGATTGAGCCTTTTGGGTATGGATTAAGTGATCTGACCAAAAAGGAGCGCAGCACAGAGAATATTGTAAGTGAAATTCATGAGGCTTTACAGGCTCTTAATATTGACCGTTATATTCTAATGGGCCACTCCATTTCAGGCATTTATGGACTAGATTATGTTAACAAGTATGAAAATGAAGTGAGTGCATTTGTCGGGCTTGATAGTAGTGTTCCATCGATAAGCGAGAGGAAAATCGAAGCTTCGGAATTAAAAACTATAAATCTGCTCAAAAAATCAGGTCTAATCAGATTGCAAATGAAATTTAGTGCTGACCCAATTGCTGAACTACCATTTGATGATAAAACAAAAGAACAAATGAGATTGATCAATCGCAAAAACATATTTAATCCCACCCAATTAAATGAAGCTGGAATGATGTATTCTAATTTTAAATCAGCTGAAAGTTTAACATTTCCTAAAAATCTTCCTCTTATTTTCTTTATACAAGCGAATCAACCAGCAACGGATAGATGGATACCAGAGCATGAAAAGCAAATCAAGGACTCTGTACATGGAAAAATAGTGAAGTTTGAAGAGGGACATTATTTATATCGCACTAAAGCAAAAGAAATCGTAGAAGACTTTCAGGCATTTATGAAAGAAATAAAATAA
- a CDS encoding CYTH domain-containing protein, translated as MALEIERKFLLPEFPEQLIQKGELKIVTRHNIDQTYLAIDGGQELRVRKITDLDSGEVTYTHTFKDGKGIKREEIEYFISEGLYNQMIEAVNAVALVKERITAVWNGTTVEIDVYSQLKLSVLEVEFESLEEAESFKEPEWFGKDVSTERQYSNKTVWRELQNKTKN; from the coding sequence ATGGCTTTGGAGATCGAACGCAAGTTTCTGCTGCCGGAATTTCCGGAGCAGCTGATTCAAAAGGGAGAATTGAAGATTGTTACCCGTCATAATATCGATCAGACATATCTGGCGATAGATGGTGGTCAAGAGCTTCGTGTGCGTAAAATTACGGATCTGGACTCAGGTGAGGTAACCTACACGCATACGTTTAAGGATGGCAAAGGGATCAAACGCGAAGAGATCGAATATTTTATCTCAGAGGGTTTATATAATCAGATGATCGAAGCGGTAAATGCGGTAGCTTTGGTCAAAGAGCGAATTACAGCGGTGTGGAATGGCACAACGGTTGAGATCGACGTATATTCCCAGCTGAAATTGTCCGTACTCGAGGTTGAATTTGAATCTCTGGAGGAAGCGGAAAGCTTTAAAGAGCCGGAATGGTTCGGTAAGGATGTTAGTACAGAACGGCAATACAGCAACAAAACAGTCTGGAGAGAGCTGCAAAATAAGACAAAGAATTAA
- the thrC gene encoding threonine synthase, with the protein MKFISTRGNVEPKGFIDTVLMGLADDGGLMVPSEIPVVSAATLEEWRSLSYQELFLKIVAYYTNDEIPYEDLQEMVNTSYANFRTPEVTPIHQVNDSLYVLELFHGPTFAFKDVALQFMGELYSYISKKQNKIIHILGATSGDTGAAAIQGVRGKEGIKICILHPHGKVSKVQELQMTTVDDSNVLNLSVHGNFDDCQKVIKDLFADLDFKGRYHLRAINSINFVRILAQTVYYFYAYLHVDGSNEKKINISVPSGNFGNIFSGYLAKQMGLPINKLIIATNENNILERFVNTGEYKPGNFTSTYSPSMDIQVASNFERYLYYLVGEDSEKLSAYMSKLQTEGKITVEGEALQQVQKDFAALGVKNDQCLNTIAKYQKEYGYLLDPHTACGIAAYEAFNGPDEIGVTFATAHPAKFDEAITLIDIKQEFPAQIKALFEMPQHQTVVDHDKDEIVRQLQAFYGL; encoded by the coding sequence ATGAAGTTTATAAGCACAAGAGGTAATGTGGAACCTAAAGGTTTTATTGATACGGTGTTGATGGGACTTGCGGACGACGGTGGGTTGATGGTTCCATCCGAGATTCCAGTGGTTTCAGCAGCAACGTTGGAAGAGTGGAGAAGTCTTAGCTATCAGGAGTTGTTCCTGAAGATTGTTGCCTATTACACCAATGATGAGATTCCTTACGAGGATCTGCAGGAAATGGTCAACACCAGTTATGCCAATTTCCGCACACCTGAAGTAACGCCTATACACCAAGTAAATGATTCTTTATATGTACTTGAATTGTTCCATGGGCCTACTTTTGCTTTCAAGGATGTAGCGCTGCAGTTTATGGGTGAGCTGTATTCATATATTTCCAAAAAACAAAACAAAATCATCCACATCCTCGGTGCAACCTCTGGGGACACTGGAGCGGCGGCTATTCAAGGTGTACGCGGCAAAGAAGGCATCAAGATCTGTATTCTCCATCCACACGGCAAGGTAAGTAAAGTGCAGGAGCTGCAGATGACTACGGTGGACGACAGCAATGTACTGAATCTGTCTGTTCATGGTAACTTTGATGATTGCCAGAAGGTGATTAAGGATCTGTTCGCAGATCTGGACTTTAAAGGTCGGTATCATCTGCGTGCAATCAATTCCATTAACTTTGTACGGATTCTGGCGCAGACTGTTTATTATTTCTATGCATATCTGCATGTTGATGGCAGCAACGAGAAAAAGATTAATATCAGCGTGCCTTCCGGTAACTTCGGTAATATTTTCTCGGGCTATTTGGCTAAGCAAATGGGGCTTCCTATTAACAAGCTAATCATTGCTACGAATGAAAATAATATTTTGGAGCGTTTCGTGAATACTGGCGAATACAAACCAGGTAATTTCACAAGCACTTACAGCCCTTCGATGGATATCCAAGTGGCAAGTAATTTCGAACGGTATCTGTATTATCTGGTAGGCGAGGATTCTGAGAAGTTATCCGCGTATATGTCCAAGCTACAAACCGAAGGCAAGATTACGGTTGAAGGCGAGGCGCTTCAGCAGGTGCAGAAGGATTTTGCAGCGCTGGGTGTGAAGAATGATCAATGCTTGAATACGATCGCTAAGTATCAAAAAGAATATGGCTACCTGCTTGATCCACATACAGCATGTGGAATCGCGGCTTACGAAGCCTTTAATGGCCCGGATGAGATTGGCGTTACCTTTGCGACTGCACATCCAGCTAAGTTCGATGAGGCAATTACTTTGATCGATATTAAGCAGGAATTCCCGGCACAGATTAAAGCATTGTTCGAGATGCCACAACATCAAACCGTAGTGGATCATGACAAGGATGAAATCGTGCGTCAGCTGCAAGCTTTTTACGGATTGTAA
- a CDS encoding PucR family transcriptional regulator has product MDVSLNEQISGKIEMEHYTASLFTAYISGAGLSAIVQTAAELLQNPVIVFDCSFKIVAHSDLSDIDDYIWSDNIRKGYCSYDFIAAVSKMNSVQRGKQSDESYEVTCEETSNSKLISKIKVAGKQIGNVLLLGCKNPFRARDNELLSITATILAEEMGKNSYYRNAKNIKVEDFICALLEEQLQDNRIIQDRMRSAGLKFGNQLLVLLFDLTWYEGSGRYDDYLRERLQQLFPGSPSTYYDGQIVMIHDGNLSKELVNKQLQEFLTQTGISLGISNIFTNLTQCRRHYLHSRNAIRIGSILSPQQQLTYYSDIQLYEMLSADVVFNEDNNYYHPELLKLQEYDAVHQSNLYHTFYVYLKNNRNMQITSDELYIHRNTLRYKLDLISRLLDTDFTDSEKMLAYYVSYKVAAFCEKAREQTRTPQR; this is encoded by the coding sequence ATGGATGTTTCCTTAAATGAGCAAATATCAGGTAAAATCGAAATGGAGCATTATACCGCATCTTTGTTTACTGCATACATTTCAGGTGCAGGCCTTTCAGCTATCGTACAGACAGCTGCCGAGCTACTGCAGAATCCCGTCATTGTATTTGATTGCAGCTTCAAAATTGTAGCTCACTCTGACCTTTCCGATATCGACGATTACATATGGAGTGATAATATCCGCAAAGGTTATTGCTCTTACGACTTCATTGCGGCTGTGAGTAAAATGAACAGTGTCCAGCGTGGGAAACAAAGCGATGAATCTTATGAAGTAACCTGCGAGGAAACGTCAAACTCTAAACTGATCTCCAAAATAAAAGTAGCCGGCAAACAAATCGGTAATGTATTGCTTCTTGGATGCAAAAATCCTTTTCGCGCCAGAGATAACGAGCTGCTGTCCATCACCGCTACCATACTTGCCGAAGAGATGGGCAAAAACAGCTACTATCGCAACGCCAAAAATATAAAAGTTGAAGATTTTATCTGCGCACTGCTAGAGGAACAGCTTCAGGACAACCGGATCATTCAGGACAGAATGCGGAGTGCAGGATTAAAGTTCGGAAATCAGCTGCTTGTGCTGCTGTTCGATCTTACCTGGTATGAGGGTTCAGGCCGTTATGATGATTATTTAAGAGAACGTTTGCAACAGCTTTTTCCGGGCAGTCCTTCCACCTATTATGATGGGCAGATTGTAATGATCCATGACGGAAATCTCTCCAAAGAGCTTGTAAATAAGCAACTGCAGGAATTTCTAACTCAAACCGGCATCTCGCTTGGCATCAGCAATATATTCACTAATCTTACGCAGTGTAGGAGACACTATCTTCACTCCCGAAACGCTATTCGGATCGGTTCCATTCTCAGCCCGCAGCAGCAGCTGACTTACTACTCAGATATCCAGCTCTATGAGATGCTCTCTGCTGATGTTGTGTTTAACGAGGATAATAACTACTACCATCCAGAGCTGCTCAAGCTTCAAGAATACGATGCTGTGCACCAGTCCAATCTGTATCATACCTTTTACGTTTATCTCAAAAATAACCGGAACATGCAGATTACATCAGACGAGCTGTACATTCACCGGAATACACTCAGATATAAGCTCGATCTTATTAGCAGACTGCTGGACACCGACTTTACCGATTCTGAAAAAATGCTGGCGTACTATGTCTCTTACAAGGTCGCTGCTTTTTGTGAAAAAGCTAGGGAGCAGACCCGTACGCCGCAACGTTAA
- a CDS encoding NAD(P)/FAD-dependent oxidoreductase, which produces MKYEKLFAAGKIGRLELKNRIVLPAMGTSLAAASGEASDEMIAFYEERAAGGCGLIITEITRVDNETGVGTPNQLNASDLLFVPRLEKLARAVHRHDSKIFLQLQHPGRQNHGRLIGGKQIVAPSAVMSSAIGEMPRELSTEEVEELVRKFVFGAYIAKTAGIDGVEIHGAHGYLVGQFLSPLTNLRTDKYGGSLEGRMSFLNEIVLGIKKICGAGFPVSVRIDGDEFVSGGITLDEAIQTAKHLESIGVDCINVSSGTYESSNTIIEPISYPQGWKKHLSAAIKQAVQIPVIACDVIRKPEFAESLLQEGNTDFVALGRAQLADPEWGNKAAAGKEAEIRTCISCLYCIQEVMECKVIKCAVNARVGRELEFAEPAKDGDGKVVAVIGGGPAGMEAARILALRDFKPVLFEARDVLGGSVELGSRPPLKEKLNWFIDNMQHQLEDLDVDVHLSTKPTLEQLKQLNPYAVFVAAGAQPIVPVIPGVKKAAVCTVVDVLSGSVVIKNKQAVVIGSGMTGLETAEYLADMGNQVTVVEMQPRVGPDAYLPNLIDIVTRLKKNGVELLASTKLVEVQDGAIVLENTSTGETSLKKTDAVVLSIGVTPDRSFVDELKQVLPNVKVIGDAGKPGRIGQAIQSGFETAFVLN; this is translated from the coding sequence ATGAAATATGAAAAACTGTTTGCAGCAGGTAAAATTGGACGCCTTGAACTTAAGAATAGAATTGTATTGCCGGCTATGGGAACGTCACTGGCCGCGGCCAGTGGTGAAGCATCGGACGAAATGATTGCTTTTTATGAGGAACGTGCCGCGGGTGGCTGTGGTCTAATCATTACGGAAATTACGCGTGTGGATAATGAGACCGGAGTAGGTACACCGAACCAGCTGAATGCAAGTGACTTGCTGTTTGTGCCGCGTCTGGAGAAACTGGCAAGAGCTGTGCACCGTCATGACAGCAAAATATTCCTTCAGCTCCAGCATCCGGGCCGGCAAAATCACGGACGGCTTATTGGAGGCAAACAAATTGTTGCTCCTAGCGCAGTGATGTCTTCAGCGATTGGGGAAATGCCCCGGGAGCTGTCTACTGAAGAGGTAGAAGAGTTAGTTCGTAAATTTGTGTTCGGAGCTTATATAGCTAAAACAGCAGGTATTGATGGCGTGGAGATCCATGGTGCCCACGGCTATCTCGTAGGACAGTTTCTGAGCCCGCTTACCAATCTGAGAACTGATAAATATGGCGGTTCACTGGAAGGTAGAATGTCATTCCTGAACGAAATTGTGCTTGGCATCAAAAAGATCTGTGGCGCAGGATTCCCAGTATCGGTGCGAATCGACGGCGATGAATTTGTCTCAGGTGGGATTACACTGGATGAGGCTATCCAGACTGCGAAACATCTGGAAAGCATCGGAGTGGATTGCATAAATGTAAGCTCCGGCACTTATGAATCATCCAATACGATCATTGAGCCGATATCCTACCCGCAAGGCTGGAAAAAACATCTCTCCGCAGCCATTAAGCAAGCGGTGCAAATTCCAGTGATTGCTTGTGATGTGATCCGTAAGCCTGAATTTGCTGAGAGTCTGCTACAGGAAGGAAACACGGACTTTGTAGCCCTTGGAAGAGCCCAACTGGCCGATCCGGAGTGGGGTAACAAAGCGGCAGCAGGCAAAGAAGCAGAGATCAGAACCTGTATCTCTTGCCTGTACTGTATTCAGGAAGTGATGGAGTGCAAGGTAATCAAGTGTGCTGTCAATGCCAGAGTGGGCCGGGAGCTTGAATTTGCAGAACCAGCAAAAGATGGCGATGGCAAAGTAGTAGCTGTGATCGGCGGGGGTCCAGCAGGTATGGAAGCAGCACGGATTTTGGCGCTCAGAGATTTTAAACCTGTATTGTTCGAAGCCAGAGATGTGCTAGGCGGCAGTGTGGAGCTGGGAAGCCGGCCACCATTGAAGGAGAAGCTGAACTGGTTTATTGATAATATGCAGCATCAGTTAGAGGACCTGGATGTTGATGTCCATCTCTCTACGAAACCTACGCTGGAACAACTGAAGCAACTGAACCCTTATGCGGTATTTGTTGCCGCTGGGGCACAGCCTATAGTGCCTGTTATTCCGGGAGTGAAAAAGGCAGCGGTCTGCACGGTTGTTGACGTACTTAGTGGGTCAGTTGTGATTAAGAACAAGCAGGCTGTGGTCATCGGCTCCGGCATGACAGGGCTGGAAACGGCTGAATATTTAGCCGATATGGGAAATCAGGTCACGGTGGTGGAAATGCAGCCGCGGGTTGGCCCAGACGCCTATCTGCCAAATCTGATCGACATTGTGACTAGGCTGAAAAAGAACGGCGTGGAGCTCTTAGCATCAACCAAGCTGGTAGAAGTGCAGGACGGCGCGATTGTGCTTGAGAATACGTCCACTGGGGAAACTTCGCTGAAAAAGACGGATGCTGTTGTATTATCCATTGGCGTTACACCCGATCGCTCATTCGTTGATGAGCTGAAGCAGGTACTGCCCAATGTGAAGGTAATCGGCGATGCAGGCAAGCCAGGACGAATCGGACAGGCCATTCAATCTGGATTCGAAACGGCATTTGTGCTGAACTAA